GCGGAGAAACGTGGCCTGCCGAACTTGAAGACGACTGTCGACGCCCTGCCCGTGCTCGGCACTCCGGAAGTGATCGCCTTGTTCGAGAAATACAAGGTGCTCAGCAAGCGCGAGACGCAAAGCCGGCTGGACATTTACCTCGAGCAATACTGTAAGACAGTGAACGTCGAGAGCAAGCTCGTCGTGGAGATGGCCAAGACGATGATCTTCCCCGCCGCGATCCGCTATCAAAGCGAATTGGCCGTAACGTGCGCCAATCTGAAGGCCGTCGGGTATACGTTCGACACGAACACGCTCGACAAGGTCACGGCGATGGTGAAGAGCCTTCAAGACAACACGGCCGCGCTGGAAAAGAAGATGGAGCATCACGGGGCAAGCGACTTGCTAGCCGAAGCGAAGCACTTTTGCCACGACGTGGTCCCCGCGATGCTCGCCGTCCGCAAAGTGGCCGACGAACTGGAAGGCATCGTCGCCGACGACCTCTGGCCCCTGCCGACGTATCAGGAGATGCTGTTTATCAAGTAGCAACGAATCTTGAATCCCCGGGTGATTTCCGCCGCACTTCTCCCTCTCCCTCTAGGAGAGGGCCGGGGCGAGGGTGCCCATCAGAGGCGCAGACTTGTGCGTTTCTCCCGAGCACGGTCGAGCGGTATCAGGTGAAGGCCCAGGGATGGCCAGGGGTAGAGGCAGGGAAACAAGCCTCGGAAGCCGCGCGCCGCTCGCCGCTCGCACCTTGTAGCGGCGCGCGGCAGTTTTTTTGATCAGGATATCGGGTGTCGAATTCAATCGACCAGCACAAGCATTACCAGCGGTCCGGATAAATGCTTTCGCGCGAGCCATCGACGCGGGGGTTCCGGGATTCATGGCCGCTCACCCAGGCGTCGAATTGCCGGAGCCATTCATCCGGTGCAAGCATTTGTTGCGAACCAAGCTCGCCGGACAGCTTGTCGTCCAACGCTTCCAGAGCTAAGGCCTCCGGCGCCTTTCCAGATCGGTCGGCGGCCTGACGAAGTTTCGCTTCGGTTTCCGGTGGCAGGTTCAACACGAGATTCATGATCGCCCCTCTAATTGCATGATACCATAATCGGCAATTGCCGCGAAGCGACGACAGGGCAAGCCAGGGCTTTTGCTTTTTTCACAAAGGGAGACTTGCGCAGGTGCAAGCATCGCTATCCCCGCTCCACCAACAAACGACTTGCGCTGATTTCAGGTCTATCACCGCCCACGCAAATTGAAACAATCAAAAGCCCTGAGGGCAAGCTCGGAAGCTCGAATCCCGGATTTTGTAGTTCCCCTTTGGACCGCGCACTTCGGCCGGCGGCCTATACTTGCGGGGAGCCGCGAATATGCCGCTGTTTGAGACCATCAATGATTTCGAGGCTGGCGCCGATCTGATCCGGCGGCGGCGGTACGGGTTTATTGAGGCGGCGGCGGGGCGAGTCGTGGCGGTCCGTTTCCGCCCCTGGCCAAAGTGGGTTTCGCTCCCCGAGGCGCTTTTCTGGGGCGCATGGCGGCATCGGCGGTGGGAGGCGGATTGCTGCCGGCTCTATTTCAACCAGCCGTTGCGGTTTGCCAACTTCTTGGCGGTCCCGTACGTGCTCTCGGGCCGGCGAACCAAGCTATCGACCTGCTATGGGGCGCTCGCGGCGCTCGATGAGATCGCCCGAATCAAGCACAGCGATGCGATCCTGGCCGACGTGCTGAACTCCCGGATTTCGCCGCGCTTTCTCGCCCGCCGAGGCTGGGCGGCCCATAAGCCCAGCCGCTGGCATCGCCATTACATCAAGCGGTTCTATGGCGAATACGGCGAGGTTCCGTGCAGGGATTGACCGCGTTGGTTCATGCCCACGCCGAGCCGTGGACATGGCGCCCAGTTATCAAACCAGCGTTGAAGCGCCGCAAGAACGCGCCTTCATTTCTTGTTGATCGCCGAGGCCGCGCCGAACGCGGCCCCAGCCGCAATGGCGCCGAATACGATCGCGATCAGAAAATCCGAAAAGGATAGCCCGTCGAGGCCGCTGCTGATGGACTTGTAGCCCATGTAGAGCATGATCGTGACGTTGAACACGATCACGGCAATGAGAATCTTGTTCTTTTGGTCGTCCATAGCGCGGGCGTGCCTACGTTACTCCTCGATCACTTCCTTGACGAGTTGGACGAAGTGAGGCGACTTACCGGAGGCGGTCAGTTCCGCGGCCTTCTTCTCAGCGTGCTTTCGTTCGCTATATTCGAACCGCGCCGCGCGCTTCATCGACTGGTTAAAGACATCCCAAAACGCCTTGAGGCGGACCTCTTTGGCCGTCTTCGCCCGGCTCTTCCGCGCGGCGGGCTTCTTGGCGGCCTTCTTCGGGGCCTTGGCTTCGCTCGCCTCCGCCGCGTCGTTGGCCTCACGCAACTCTTTACGATTCAGTACCTTTCGAGCCATACTCACCTCATGGGCAGAGTGCCGAACACTTTCAAAGAGTCCGTATCTTAGCGAATGACTCTGCCGCGGACTAGCGGTCGAGGCGGAACGACTACTTGCTACTCTATTCAGGCAGCTTTAGACTGCAACACAAATCATCCGTTTCGAGCCAGGAGGGACTCCTCATGTCGGTTTCCACAATCCGTATCGAGCAATTGTCGATCAACACCATCCGCACCTTGTCGATGGATGCGGTGCAGGCGGCCAATAGCGGCCATCCGGGCACTCCGATGGCCCTGGCCCCGGTGGCGTATGCCCTCTGGCAGAACGTGCTGCGCTACGATCCGGATGCCCCGAGTTGGCCCGGCCGCGATCGCTTCGTGCTCTCGAACGGCCACGCCTCGATGCTCCTGTATTCGCTGCTGCACCTGGCGGGAGTGAAGCAGCTCGGTCCGGATGGTCGGCCGACCGGCGAACTGGCCGTTCCCTTGGACCAGATCAAGCAGTTCCGCCAATTGCACAGCCGCTGTCCCGGCCATCCCGAGGCGCTCGACACGTCGGGCGTGGAAACGACGACCGGCCCGCTCGGACAAGGGTGCGGCAACAGCGTCGGAATGGCGATCGCCCAGCGATGGCTCGCCGCGCATTTCGATCGCCCCGGCTTCACGCTCTTCGACTACCGCATTTTCACGTTTTGCAGCGACGGCGATCTGATGGAAGGCGTGGCCAATGAGGCCGCCTCGATCGCCGGCCATCTTAAGCTCTCGAACCTCTGCTGGGTCTACGACGACAATCACATCACCATTGAGGGGAACACCTCGCTGGCATTCAATGAAGACGTGGGGACTCGCTTCACCGGGCTCGGTTGGCATGTGGTCAAAGTGCCCGACGCGAATGATCTCGACGCCATCGGCCGGGCGTACGAAGAATTCGTCCGCACCGACGACCGCCCGACGCTCGTCATCGTTCGCAGCCACATCGGCTGGGGTTCGCCGAATCGGCAGGACACGGCCAAGGCCCATGGCGAGGCGCTCGGCGAGGAGGAGGTGCGGCTCACCAAGAAGGTCTACGGCTGGCCGGAAGACGCGAAGTTTCTCGTGCCCGAGGAAGTCCGCGAGCATTTTCAAGCCGGCATCGCGGCTCGCGGGCGCGAGCTGCACGACAAGTGGCAATCGCAGTTCAACGACTACGCGAAGAAGTTTCCCGAACTGGCCGAAGAGTGGCAGCGGATGGACCGCCGCGAGTTGCCCACTGGCTGGGATGCCGAGATTCCCACTTTCCCTGCTGATGCGAAAGGGATGGCCACCCGCATCTCGTCGGGCAAGGTGCTCAACGCGATCGCCAAGCGCGTTCCCTGGCTGATTGGCGGCGCGGGCGATCTAGCCCCTTCAACGATGACGCACTTGACGTTCGAGGGCAG
This genomic window from Pirellulales bacterium contains:
- the tkt gene encoding transketolase; this encodes MSVSTIRIEQLSINTIRTLSMDAVQAANSGHPGTPMALAPVAYALWQNVLRYDPDAPSWPGRDRFVLSNGHASMLLYSLLHLAGVKQLGPDGRPTGELAVPLDQIKQFRQLHSRCPGHPEALDTSGVETTTGPLGQGCGNSVGMAIAQRWLAAHFDRPGFTLFDYRIFTFCSDGDLMEGVANEAASIAGHLKLSNLCWVYDDNHITIEGNTSLAFNEDVGTRFTGLGWHVVKVPDANDLDAIGRAYEEFVRTDDRPTLVIVRSHIGWGSPNRQDTAKAHGEALGEEEVRLTKKVYGWPEDAKFLVPEEVREHFQAGIAARGRELHDKWQSQFNDYAKKFPELAEEWQRMDRRELPTGWDAEIPTFPADAKGMATRISSGKVLNAIAKRVPWLIGGAGDLAPSTMTHLTFEGSKDFEPGSYSGRNFHFGIREHGMAAALNGMALSKVRPFGATFFVFFDYLKPSFRLSAIGHLPVIYIFTHDSIGLGEDGPTHQPIEHLAAARAIPNVVIMRPGDANEVSEAWRAIMQIKDRPVALVLTRQNLPTLDRTKYAAASGVARGAYVLADAPGGKPSVILMASGSEVQLCVEAHERLAKDGIAARVVSMPSWEFFEAQDAAYRNSVLPPTLTARVAVEAASGFGWERWIGPAGRFVGMKTFGASAPGGVVMKHFGLTADHVVAEAKAALAGK